A genomic window from Pseudonocardia broussonetiae includes:
- a CDS encoding DUF2218 domain-containing protein codes for MTLRSTASVTTDAPARYAKQLLSHLGRKNTVEPLDGAPEGGRLVFAYGVGTVQPGDGALLLGAEAEGAEDLAHVEDVLARHLERFGAKRELTVTWEAG; via the coding sequence GTGACGCTGCGGTCCACGGCCTCCGTCACCACCGACGCGCCCGCGCGGTACGCCAAGCAGCTGCTGTCGCACCTGGGCCGGAAGAACACCGTCGAGCCGCTCGACGGCGCACCGGAGGGTGGACGGCTGGTGTTCGCCTACGGCGTCGGGACCGTGCAGCCGGGTGACGGTGCGCTGCTGCTCGGGGCCGAGGCCGAGGGGGCGGAGGACCTCGCCCACGTCGAGGACGTCCTCGCGCGCCACCTCGAGCGGTTCGGTGCCAAGCGGGAGCTCACCGTGACCTGGGAGGCGGGATGA
- a CDS encoding LacI family DNA-binding transcriptional regulator, protein MRHREARAVTLHDVAREAGVAVSTVSRALSNPGRVSPRTRDRIRAVAQRLDYQPNRIAQALPSGRTQMLALLVPDITNPHHFGLVRGAEAQARAAGYTLVIGDTQESPELESVHAQRLGSVVDGIVLAASRLAEADLHALASRRPVVLFNREVDGFPGVVTDSADGARQIVQHLVALGHRSIAYLAGPPDLWTDGVRWRALSTHAERAGVGIARLGPFSPTVDHGAAAADVGLASGATALVAFNDLLAIGVLRRLERLGIAVPGRVSVVGFDDVFGSDFCHPPLTTVTSPVDQAGRTLIDLLLGARADRQVVLPTPLRVRDSTGPAAPAAATGGSGGPRTPSPRS, encoded by the coding sequence ATGCGTCACAGGGAGGCGCGGGCCGTCACGCTGCACGACGTGGCCCGCGAGGCGGGGGTGGCGGTGTCGACGGTGTCTCGGGCGCTGTCGAACCCCGGCCGCGTCAGCCCGCGCACCCGCGACCGCATCCGGGCCGTGGCCCAGCGCCTGGACTACCAGCCCAACCGCATCGCGCAGGCGCTGCCGTCCGGGCGCACCCAGATGCTCGCGCTGCTCGTCCCGGACATCACCAACCCGCACCACTTCGGCCTGGTGAGGGGGGCCGAGGCCCAGGCGCGGGCCGCCGGCTACACCCTCGTCATCGGGGACACGCAGGAGAGCCCGGAGCTGGAGTCGGTGCACGCGCAGCGCCTGGGCTCGGTCGTCGACGGGATCGTGCTGGCCGCGAGCAGGCTCGCCGAGGCCGACCTGCACGCACTGGCGTCGCGCCGGCCCGTCGTGCTGTTCAACCGGGAGGTCGACGGCTTCCCCGGTGTCGTCACCGACTCCGCCGACGGTGCCCGCCAGATCGTGCAGCACCTCGTGGCGCTGGGCCACCGCTCCATCGCCTACCTCGCCGGCCCGCCGGACCTGTGGACCGACGGCGTCCGGTGGCGCGCGCTGTCGACCCACGCGGAGCGGGCGGGTGTCGGCATCGCCCGCCTCGGGCCGTTCTCCCCGACCGTCGACCACGGGGCCGCCGCCGCCGACGTCGGGCTCGCCTCCGGCGCCACGGCGCTGGTGGCCTTCAACGACCTGCTCGCCATCGGCGTGCTGCGCCGGCTGGAGCGGCTCGGGATCGCCGTGCCGGGGCGCGTCAGCGTCGTCGGCTTCGACGACGTCTTCGGCTCCGACTTCTGCCACCCCCCGCTGACGACCGTCACCAGCCCCGTGGACCAGGCCGGGCGCACCCTCATCGACCTGCTGCTGGGCGCCCGCGCCGACCGGCAGGTGGTCCTGCCGACCCCGCTGCGCGTCCGGGACTCGACGGGGCCCGCCGCACCCGCGGCGGCTACCGGCGGCTCAGGTGGGCCACGTACGCCGTCACCTCGATCATGA
- a CDS encoding RidA family protein, whose translation MNVIHTDRAPSHTGPVPQAVEAGGWVHVSALFGADPDGHAIPGDARAEAEQLFDNLAAILDAAGAGLTDVVRVGIVMRHLQRDRPVFNAVWTERFGDHRPARSAVGSPDFGRAGEEPRFMIEVTAYVAHLSRR comes from the coding sequence ATGAACGTCATCCACACCGACCGCGCCCCGTCGCACACCGGTCCCGTGCCGCAGGCGGTGGAGGCGGGCGGCTGGGTGCACGTGTCCGCGCTGTTCGGCGCGGACCCGGACGGGCACGCGATCCCCGGTGACGCGCGCGCCGAGGCCGAGCAGCTGTTCGACAACCTCGCCGCGATCCTCGACGCCGCAGGGGCGGGCCTCACCGACGTCGTGCGGGTCGGGATCGTCATGCGTCACCTGCAGCGGGACCGCCCGGTGTTCAACGCCGTGTGGACCGAGCGCTTCGGCGACCACCGGCCGGCCCGGTCGGCCGTCGGGTCGCCCGACTTCGGGAGGGCGGGGGAGGAGCCGCGCTTCATGATCGAGGTGACGGCGTACGTGGCCCACCTGAGCCGCCGGTAG
- a CDS encoding MFS transporter, with protein sequence MTTIDPGPVTRVSRTAWAVWSVGVLAYVLAVMQRTSFGVAGLQAAERFDISPGTLSAFVFVQVAVYVAAQIPAGLLVDRFGSRTMLAVSGVLLGGGQLLLAFAPALGAAVSARVLVGAGDAVVFAAVLSLVPRWFPARRVPLITQLTTILCQTGQILSAVPFAAVLAGAGWSTAFGLAAAAGTAVAVLALAVVRNAPGRAWTPAPPVSAREIGRQLRAVWARPGTRLGFFGHMGTQFPMMVFTLLWGVPYLVSAQGLTTAAAGALLSLLVVATICVGPLIGVLTVRHPLRRSWLLLGVIAAEVVVWTAVLALPGPAPSWLLVVLVLVLAAAGPGSVVGLDIGRTANPSPNLAVAQSMVNLGGFLASLVVLSAMGVVLTAQGGFTPEAFRVAWLVQYPVWALAVVGILVSRRTARRLDATRGVVPRPLRDLLPTRGR encoded by the coding sequence GTGACGACGATCGACCCCGGGCCCGTGACGCGGGTGAGCCGCACCGCCTGGGCGGTGTGGTCGGTGGGCGTGCTCGCCTACGTGCTCGCGGTCATGCAGCGCACCTCGTTCGGCGTCGCCGGTCTGCAGGCCGCGGAACGCTTCGACATCAGCCCCGGCACGCTCTCGGCGTTCGTGTTCGTCCAGGTCGCGGTCTACGTCGCGGCCCAGATCCCGGCCGGCCTGCTGGTGGACCGCTTCGGTTCGCGCACGATGCTCGCCGTCAGCGGTGTGCTGCTGGGGGGTGGCCAGCTGCTGCTGGCGTTCGCGCCCGCGCTCGGCGCGGCGGTGTCCGCCCGGGTGCTCGTGGGTGCGGGGGACGCCGTGGTCTTCGCCGCCGTGCTGTCCCTGGTGCCCCGCTGGTTCCCCGCACGGCGGGTGCCGCTGATCACCCAGCTGACGACGATCCTGTGCCAGACCGGCCAGATCCTCTCCGCCGTGCCCTTCGCGGCCGTCCTGGCCGGTGCGGGGTGGTCGACGGCGTTCGGGCTCGCGGCGGCGGCCGGCACCGCCGTCGCGGTGCTGGCCCTGGCCGTGGTGCGCAACGCCCCGGGCCGGGCCTGGACCCCGGCGCCGCCGGTCTCGGCCCGGGAGATCGGGCGGCAGCTCCGGGCGGTGTGGGCCCGCCCCGGCACCCGGCTGGGCTTCTTCGGGCACATGGGCACGCAGTTCCCGATGATGGTCTTCACGCTGCTGTGGGGTGTGCCCTACCTGGTCTCCGCGCAGGGCCTGACGACGGCGGCGGCGGGGGCGCTGCTCTCGCTGCTCGTCGTCGCGACGATCTGCGTCGGCCCGCTGATCGGCGTGCTGACCGTGCGGCACCCGCTGCGCCGGTCCTGGCTGCTGCTCGGCGTGATCGCGGCCGAGGTGGTCGTGTGGACCGCCGTGCTGGCGCTGCCCGGCCCGGCGCCGTCCTGGCTGCTCGTCGTGCTCGTGCTGGTGCTCGCCGCGGCCGGGCCCGGCTCCGTGGTGGGCCTGGACATCGGTCGCACCGCGAACCCGTCGCCGAACCTGGCCGTCGCGCAGAGCATGGTCAACCTCGGCGGCTTCCTGGCGTCGCTCGTGGTGCTCAGCGCCATGGGGGTCGTCCTGACGGCGCAGGGCGGCTTCACCCCGGAGGCGTTCCGCGTCGCCTGGCTCGTGCAGTACCCGGTGTGGGCCCTGGCCGTGGTCGGGATCCTCGTCTCCCGCCGCACGGCCCGACGGCTCGACGCCACCCGCGGCGTGGTGCCCCGCCCCCTGCGGGACCTGCTGCCGACCCGCGGGCGGTGA